A genomic stretch from Nerophis ophidion isolate RoL-2023_Sa linkage group LG14, RoL_Noph_v1.0, whole genome shotgun sequence includes:
- the LOC133568852 gene encoding elongation factor 1-delta-like: protein MDPLGPNNSEQAATTKERSIISGDNLQFGKLRRHARSSQPEKTEDECLSSSVEMCPSPGLQALSSSPRSPNTKHWNVHPKRPQQEGANVPTVKSSGTPHRRYSRGRYRTSSETEKGGRGSREPKARKRGVSGSENANMSGLQCLASEKVWFDKQRYDEAEKNFYEGVNGPATKSQVKSGGQQAKGRPQKRQHRNSSSQAAGDQELIVRMKSLELENQTLHKVVGDMRAALQKLESRVVQLEKTNIPAAKVAPVQAAPAEKVAVQEDDDDDDIDLFGSDEEDEETARLKQERVEAYAAKKAKKPALIAKSSILLDVKPWDDETDMSKLEECVRSVQVDGLLWGASKLVPVGYGIKKLQINCVVEDDKVGTDILEEEITKFEDLVQSVDIAAFNKI from the exons ATGGATCCTTTGGGGCCAAACAACTCGGAGCAGGCTGCGACAACTAAGGAGAGGAGCATCATCAGCGGAGACAACCTGCAGTTTGGGAAATTGCGGCGCCATGCTCGCTCGTCCCAGCCAGAGAAGACGGAAGACGAGTGCTTGAGCTCCTCTGTGGAGATGTGCCCGAGTCCCGGCCTCCAGGCTCTCTCGTCCTCCCCCAGGAGCCCCAACACCAAACACTGGAACGTCCACCCCAAGCGCCCCCAGCAGGAGGGCGCCAATGTCCCGACGGTGAAGTCGTCCGGCACGCCTCACCGGCGCTATAGCAGGGGCCGCTATCGCACCTCGTCTGAGACGGAGAAGGGCGGCAGAGGCAGCAGGGAGCCCAAGGCCAGGAAGAGGGGCGTCTCTGGGAGCGAGAA CGCCAACATGAGTGGACTGCAGTGTTTGGCCTCAGAGAAAGTCTGGTTTGACAAGCAGCGCTACGATGAGGCCGAGAAGAACTTCTACGAAGGCGTGAACGGACCTGCTACCAAGTCACAG GTGAAAAGTGGCGGGCAGCAGGCCAAAGGGCGCCCACAAAAGCGCCAGCACAGAAAC TCgtcttcacaagctgctggaGACCAGGAGCTGATTGTACGCATGAAGAGCCTGGAGCTGGAGAACCAGACTTTGCACAAAG TGGTGGGGGACATGAGGGCTGCCCTGCAGAAACTGGAGTCCAGAGTGGTCCAGTTGGAGAAGACCAACATACCTGCAGCCAAG GTGGCGCCGGTCCAAGCTGCTCCTGCCGAAAAGGTGGCGGTGCAAGAGGATGACGATGATGACGACATTGACTTGTTCGGCAGTGACGAGGAAGATGAAGAGACGGCTCGTCTGAAGCAGGAACGCGTGGAGGCGTACGCCGCCAAGAAAGCCAAGAAGCCCGCCTTGATCGCCAAGTCTTCCATCTTGTTGGACGTCAAGCCC TGGGACGATGAGACGGACATGTCCAAGCTGGAGGAGTGTGTGCGCTCGGTGCAGGTGGATGGGCTCCTGTGGGGCGCCTCCAAACTGGTGCCGGTAGGTTACGGCATCAAGAAGCTGCAGATCAACTGCGTGGTGGAGGACGACAAAGTGGGGACGGACATCTTGGAGGAGGAGATTACCAAGTTTGAGGACTTG GTCCAGAGTGTGGATATTGCTGCCTTCAATAAGATCTGA